In a single window of the Papaver somniferum cultivar HN1 chromosome 8, ASM357369v1, whole genome shotgun sequence genome:
- the LOC113302073 gene encoding tobamovirus multiplication protein 2A-like, producing the protein MGCRGCFECLLKFLNFLLTLVGLGMVGYGIYLFVEWRRIIDNTPTVSSQEFVQLGRPMLLVVSLSGSILDHLPKAWFIYLFIGVGAILFVISCFGCIGTLARSGCCLTCYSLLVILLIMAELGCAAFIFFDKTWKDAIPDDKTGDFDMIYSFLEHNWKIAKWVALGVVILQALLFLLALVVRAANRPADYDSDDEYIAPRSGVRQPLINRQGVPATGVPVPTLDQRPPGRNDAWSTRMREKYGLDTSEFTYNPSESNRYQQPVAAPAEEGSRCTIM; encoded by the exons atgggtTGTAGAGGATGTTTCGAATGTTTACTGAAATTTCTAAATTTCTTGTTAACCCTAGTTGGGTTAGGTATGGTTGGATATGGAATTTACTTGTTTGTAGAATGGAGAAGAATCATAGATAACACGCCAACTGTGAGCAGTCAGGAGTTTGTACAGCTTGGTAGACCTATGTTGCTTGTTGTATCTCTTTCAGGCAGCATTCTTGATCACCTTCCTAAAGCTTG gttTATATACTTATTCATTGGTGTCGGAGCAATACTATTTGTCATATCATGTTTTGGCTGTATTGGTACCCTTGCCAGGAGTGGATGCTGCCTCACTTGT TATTCTCTATTGGTCATCTTATTGATCATGGCAGAGCTGGGATGTGCGGCTTTCATATTCTTTGACAAGACCTGGAAAGAC GCAATACCGGATGACAAAACTGGAGATTTTGATATGATATACAGTTTCCTGGAACACAACTGGAAAATCGCAAAATGGGTTGCACTGGGTGTTGTTATTCTTCAG GCACTGTTGTTTTTATTAGCACTTGTGGTTCGAGCAGCAAACAGACCTGCAGATTACGATAGTGATGACGAATACATTGCTCCAAGGTCCGGGGTTCGTCAGCCATTGATAAACAGGCAAGGTGTTCCTGCCACAGGTGTGCCTGTACCTACCCTCGATCAACGCCCCCCTGGTAGGAATGATGCATGGAGTACACGAATGAGGGAAAAG TACGGGCTCGACACTTCTGAATTCACTTACAACCCGTCAGAATCAAACAGATACCAACAACCGGTAGCAGCACCAGCAGAGGAAGGGAGCCGTTGCACTATAATGTAG
- the LOC113302072 gene encoding type I inositol polyphosphate 5-phosphatase 2-like, translating to MNSKVYRGNMRSRRGNKSESFWPSLVMKKWLNIKPKVHEFSEDEVDTETESEDDTCSNKDSEEDVGRGRIGRMQGNQSIRPLQDSGFKPKEYQLKHRRGKSETLRLQYINTKEVRVTVGTWNVAGRHPSEDLKIDDWLCMQEPADLYILGFQEVVPLNAGNVFGAEDNRPIPKWEALIRKTLNRSSQPETKFKSYSAPPSPVFRTSAADDVLAEGIDVSEVVEIVNEENFELLKGKDIGRQEQNDLLNTSKKLQLQRIYGIDSDRRIDWPELSLDTPLQVFPSRPELRRVLSTSGRVGFDWIGKPQFFNNQDLAVNGGLRRVRHSSGNLGLHWMENQEKIDVLNSLSDVSDNSENDDDDEEEEEDSQLDFEGEDFETEIETESKKVRAKYVRIVSKQMVGIYVSIWVRRRLRRHVNNLKVSPVGVGLMGYMGNKGSVSVSMSLFQTRLCFVCSHLTSGHKEGDDQRRNSDVYEILKRTQFSSLLAADQVETIPSHDQIFWFGDLNYRLNMLDAEVRKLVAKKQWDGLINSDQLIKELRSGRVFDGWNEGTIDFPPTYKYEFNSDRYVGESPKEGEKKRSPAWCDRILWFGKGIKQLSYKRAELKLSDHRPVSSNFLIDVEVFDHRKLRRVLNFTNAQVHPEVFPEEDVE from the exons ATGAATTCAAAAGTTTATAGAGGAAACATGAGAAGCAGAAGAGGAAATAAATCAGAG TCATTTTGGCCTTCCCTTGTAATGAAAAAATGGCTAAATATTAAGCCGAAGGTACACGAATTCAGTGAAGACGAGGTTGATACCGAAACGGAGAGTGAGGATGATA CTTGCTCTAATAAAGATTCGGAAGAAGACGTGGGCAGGGGACGAATCGGTAGAATGCAGGGGAACCAATCCATACGCCCACTTCAAGATtcag GGTTTAAGCCAAAAGAATATCAATTAAAACATAGAAGAGGAAAATCAGAAACTTTACGTCTTCAGTACATAAACACAAAGGAAGTGAG GGTAACAGTAGGGACATGGAACGTGGCTGGACGACATCCGTCTGAAGATCTAAAGATAGATGACTGGCTGTGCATGCAAGAACCAGCAGACTTGTATATTCTTGG ATTCCAGGAAGTGGTTCCGTTAAATGCCGGGAATGTATTTGGGGCAGAGGATAACAGACCAATTCCAAAATGGGAAGCTCTGATTCGTAAGACTCTGAACAGGTCTTCACAACCTGAAACAAAATTTAAAAGTTATAGTGCACCTCCCTCTCCAGTATTCAGAACATCTGCTGCGGACGACGTACTTGCTGAGGGAATTGATGTCTCTGAAGTAGTAGAGATTGTGAACGAAGAAAATTTTGAGCTTCTCAAGGGTAAGGATATCGGGCGACAAGAACAGAATGATTTACTTAATACAAGCAAGAAATTACAGTTACAAAGAATTTATGGGATAGACAGTGACAGGAGAATTGATTGGCCTGAACTCTCGTTGGACACACCATTACAAGTTTTTCCTTCAAGGCCAGAACTTCGGAGAGTTCTTAGTACTTCTGGAAGGGTTGGGTTTGACTGGATAGGCAAACCTCAATTTTTTAATAATCAAGACTTAGCAGTAAATGGTGGACTGAGAAGAGTGCGTCATAGTTCAGGCAACTTAGGATTACACTGGATGGAAAACCAAGAGAAGATTGATGTTCTTAATTCACTTTCTGATGTCTCTGATaattctgaaaatgatgatgatgatgaagaagaagaagaagactcgcAACTAGATTTTGAAGGGGAGGATTTCGAAACTGAAATAGAAACAGAAAGCAAAAAAGTTCGCGCTAAATATGTGCGCATTGTTAGTAAACAAATGGTGGGCATTTATGTGTCAATTTGGGTCCGCAGGAGGTTAAGAAGGCACGTTAACAACTTGAAGGTTTCTCCGGTTGGAGTTGGTCTCATGGGCTACATGGGAAACAAG GGATCTGTTTCTGTCAGCATGTCTCTCTTTCAAACACGACTTTGTTTTGTGTGTTCACATCTAACTTCTGGTCACAAGGAAGGGGATGATCAGAGGCGTAATTCCGATGTCTATGAAATTTTAAAACGAACACAATTTTCTTCACTGCTTGCTGCAGATCAAGTGGAGACAATTCCATCTCATGA CCAGATATTTTGGTTTGGGGACCTGAATTATCGTCTGAATATGTTGGATGCTGAAGTGAGGAAGCTCGTTGCCAAGAAACAGTGGGATGGACTGATCAACAGCGACCAG CTAATCAAAGAACTTCGCAGTGGACGTGTTTTTGATGGATGGAACGAAGGGACAATAGATTTCCCACCTACTTACAAGTATGAATTCAATTCAGATAGATATGTTGGTGAAAGcccaaaagaaggagaaaagaagagatcCCCAGCATG GTGTGATAGGATACTGTGGTTCGGGAAGGGAATCAAGCAACTAAGTTACAAGCGAGCAGAGTTGAAGCTTTCAGATCACCGTCCTGTAAGTTCCAACTTTTTAATTGACGTTGAAGTCTTTGACCATCGGAAACTCCGCAGAGTTTTGAATTTTACCAATGCACAAGTGCATCCGGAAGTCTTCCCCGAGGAGGAtgtggaatga